The segment GGACATCCCAGCTCTCATGATCTCATCAACCAGGAGAATGTTGGTGGCCATTGCAGTACAGGAGTGAAGCAGCTGCTTCTTTACACAGTAGTTATCCCACTCACTCATTTCTGTGGCCACAATCGCCTCACCTGTGTTCAGATCCACCCCTACAAGCTGACAGGATTCTGAATGTTCAGCTTTAACTTTAACTCTTTTTTCCTGAAGGTCAAAACCAGATTTCTGCACAAGAACCTTGGGAATGATGAGCAAGGAATCTAAAAAATGTCTGAACCCCAAGCTGAGCTCTGCCCTTCACACTGGGCTTGTATTTAATCAGAGCCTCGGCCAGTGCCACTTCTAATTCACCTGCACCCATGACAGCACAGCCATCATCAATAACATTTTGACAGCCCTCAAGCCATCTCTGATTGCATCCTTGATCTGAGTCAGTGTGTGCTTATTTGGTCCTTTAGCCAGTAAAGTGACAGACTGGAGATTGTCACATTTCTTCATAACGGTGAACTTTTCCTCACCCAGTGTATACTCATAGACAAGACCTGCATGTCCCAAACAGTCAGGATTCAGGTCAACAGACAAGTTCATAACTATCCCACCACAAGTGTCAGCCTTTCCATGTTTCTCCTCTTGGGTCTACATAGAGCTATGATACCTTCATTCACAAGGGCATCTAAAGAAAAGGGGTCAATCCCCTTTTGATTAATAACAACAAATCCTTTATCTGAATCACCACAAACTTTCTTTTTCAGTTCTATTTCTTTTAACTCTATCTTCAATGAattttccttcagtctttactagtttctctctctcttccgcACTCTGGTAAAAGACCCAGAATTCCCTTCTGTCTTCTCATACTCCAAGGACACGTTGCATGTGAGGATGTAGGCACTTTCTACTCTTTTCTTCATATCAGGATGCCACACCCCATGATCCAAAACGAGCCCTCTGATTCAGCTGTATCACTTTCAGATTTATGGTTCATCTCCATGATCTCAACATGAAGAGGTCAATGGGCTCATCTTCTTCCCTAATGGCCAAAATGGAGTCCACCACAGCCTCTGTCAAGACAGCAAGTTCAGCATGAACTTCAGCAGAGATGCCCTGGCCATATTGATGAGTGTTTCTCTGTCAATCTCTTTGCTTACTTTAACTTGTTCCAAAAACTGGAGAGCTTTTTCCTTTGCAGCTTCAAAACCTTCAGATATTATTCTGGGATGAAGACCTTCAGAAACATAGAGGTCTATTTGTTTGAGCAGCTCCCTGATGATGAGGACATTGGATATAGTGCCATCGCCAGTTATGTCATCCTGGGCTGTAGCCACTTTTGCTATCAAAGAGGCTGTTGGGTGTTGAATTTGCATTTCATGAATCAGCACATTGCCATCTTTAATAAGTTTAATGTCTTCGGCACCAGATACAAGCTTCTTCATGGTGTCTTTAGGCCCAAGTTGGTCCTCAGAACATCCTGCAGGACCAGTGCCGCGCTACTGTTCACCACCAGCGCTGCCTGCTCTCGGGCTACCTCGGTTTTAGGATTTAAGGTCTTCACCACCGCCATGGCTGGTCTAGCTCAGGGAGATGCCAAGAAGAACGTGCTCTACGTGCATCTTCTCCTATACTTTATTTCTTTACTGTGTGTGGACATGCTCAAGCACAGATTTGAGGAAGTCAGAGTACACCTTGTAGGAGTTTGTTCTCTCCACTGTATTGAACCAGGGGCTGGAACTCAGGTGTTCTATTCTAAGTGGAGAGTGCTTTACATGCTGAACTATCTTGTTGCCTCTTATTCTGGCCTGTGTTATGATCAAGAACTGGTGAAATATTTCTGTCAGTTTTAATGGTGGTCCAAGTCTGAGAAAATGTATATGAGACCTCAACATTAATTTTGTAACTCAGTGTGATTCTAGTCTTCAAATTATAATATACAAATTGTTGTTTCCTATTCAATTATTTAAAGATCATTCACTATGGCTGTtattagtgatttttttccaCCAATTTGGAAATGAAGTGTCAAATGAATCAGATAAATTTCtcaggaggatggagagatggctcagcagtttagagcccTGGACACATTAACATTGGATCAGGGTTTGAGTCTTAGAACCTATATTTGTAACACCAGTTCTAGGGGTATGGcaccaatttttctttttctatttctttttttttttggaaaaataaCTTCTAACCTTTATtgcttagagaaagaaaaaacttcaACCTTTGTATTGAGTATGAAAAAGCCCTGTACTTGTCAGTAAGATGAAAACTGTCTCATGCTAAGAAGCCTACctgttctgctctgctctgctcattactctctctgctctgtctgctttttttttttaattaacttgagtatttcttatatacatgtcgagtgttattccctttcccggtttccgggcaaacatccccctcccctctccccttccttatgtgtattcccctcccaacccttcccccattgccaccctccccccaacagtctagttcactggtggttcagtcttagcaggacccagagcttccccgtCCACTGGGCACCAATTTTTCTTAAGGGAAGGAAATccccataaatatatacacatccagTACACATAAGCAAAATAAATGCTAAAACAGTTGTTTGGTCACAATAGTACGTTCCACCACTCTGATTTTAACCTTCATCACACTGACAGTTATAGCTACTTGAGATATTTATCTTGTGGACTGTAGTGTCTGTGATCATTTTGAGGCAACTGTTAAGGGTGGATGCTTGATTTTAATCTTctgagaaaataattttgtaacTAAGGAAGACACTGACAGAATGAGTTTTGCCTACTCTTGTCTCCTGTATGACTGTTGGGTGTTTCTGATGTTTGGAAAAACAGTTTCACTATGGCCCAGAGTGAAGACATTGCCAAGAACTTTCAGGAGAGGATGTCCAGTTTGGATCTTGGTATGCTTTCTTGGTCCTGATACATCAAACCTCTTAAGGCTCCTGAGCATGAACTACCTTTGCAAATTTTCCTCTTTACTCTTGATGTAATAAGCAGTAGTGTGCAATATGCACGTTTTTACAAAAGACATtgaacacatatttatagaataAAATTTTTAATGGTATTAAGAAAGTTGTCTTCTGTATCTGACATTCTTTGTGACTCAAGTTTTCAACAGCTGAATCGCACAGAACAAGGATCCTTAGGATCTCTGACGATCAACAATAAGGGAGAAATTGTGGGGAAGCTTAAGATCAAAGCTTCACTGACATGCCTCACAAAGAGACGTGAATCTATAAAAAAGTTTTGAAAGATGATACAAATAAAATGTAGAAGATAACAGCTAACAAATGTGACCACCAACATCAGGATAGTATGGGTTGCTCTTGTCTCAGCTTGACCTCTGGTGTCCTGATTGGGAGTGAGGATGTGCTGCATTCGCTGGCGATGTCTATGGAGGAGAAGCACCATGGAGACACTGGTCCAGACCATGATGCTAATGAATGTGGCATCATGGATAAACCTCAAGAAGACAATGCCTACAGTGAATCCAGAAGTGGAACAGAACAACTTTCTTTTTGAATCAGTGTTATTGTCTGTTATCTGAGGACCAGTGACTATAACTGGAATGTAGATATTATTTAAAACACTGAAGAACCAACAACTGCAACAAGAGTAAGTAGCAAAATTTGGGACATTTGCTCTAAGCAAAACTTTACCTCTATGAACAGGAGCAAGAGTGAGAAACTGTTGGATACTCAGGACACAGGTGGAACACAAGTTGGTGCTTCTTGCTACCAGGCGAGTGAAGAATCCAAATTTACATTTGAGGTCAGTTAGAGGACTTCTTTGAGCAAAAGTCATCATGTTGTTTGGAAAGACAGTGATGAAGAGAATCAAAGCATTGGCCACAGCTATGTTTGTTAAAATCATATGTGTGGCCCTCTGTTGAGAACCAGTTAAGATTGGAGAGAAATTATggataaacagaaaaatattggCCACAGTCCCAACCCCAAACTGACAAAGCAAGAGGATCTGAAGAGCCACTTCCTCAGTGGTTTTCAAGGATTTATCAGGAGCAGGCATTGAGAGGGCTTTACTCAACGCTAGACTAATGATTAGATGGAATACTGCTGTGTTCAATACTTTGTTCTATTGTCCATGCTTTCAAATTGATTTGGGAAAATTTCTTCTCTTGATCAGTGAGATACTATTCTATCCACAATACAGGGACTTTGCCTAGAGAACAATGCATGAAGAGTAActcagaataaaattttattcttattGAATTACTCCTGTCTCAAGATAAATTTTATATTGCAATTACATCTTTATGGTCATGTAGTTCAGTATCCTACAAAATAACACATATTTTAACACACTATGGTCTCTTGCCTTTGAATAAAGACAGGAAAGAGATTAGTATAACAAAAGCAAACATAAATgcaacataaaagaataaaattttcttACATGTAATAATCAATAAGGTTGTGTAACTGAATTCAGTTGTAGAAAATTAAGTTGTTGCCTTCTGATAAATTTTTGATATTTATCCACACAACAAAATACCAAATATTTTTGATAAAGGCACCTGTGTTTTGATCACACAGATTAACATAGGTTTATATATGTATCCTCCCAGTGGAAAAGCCCACTTACAAACAAGTTTCACTTATTCATATTTTTCCAAATCATAATTTTTGGTCTAAACGTTCTCGTGCCAGGGTCTTACCTGCATCATCTCCTGCTTCCCTCCAAAATTATTAACACAATCACTATTATACACTTTGAAAGCTGATGCATTGTACTTGTTTATATGTATTCTAAAGGAACATGAGGGCCTCCATTAACCAGATAAAATTCAACATCTCACATACAGATGTCACATTGAAGGCTGTTTTCTGCTGAGTGCCAATACAGAAAACAGATATTTCATTGAGATGACAGCAAATTATGAACATATTTGAGTTCAACTGCAGCCTCCAAAAGGAAATAATGATTCATGTTGGCTTCAGAAGACAATGTATattgaagaaaggagaagagaatttTAAGCAGAAGTCTATTGATGGAAGAATTCCACCTTCTGAGTCAGGATGAAGATACTCATCTGAAGGCCAACTACAAAGCACAGCTCCTACAGAAGCACATCTCATAGAGCCTGTTACATTTAAGAAGTTCTCTGTGTGACTCTGCATAAGAAAGAATGCACGGAAATTCAGACTGGTTTCTTATTCTCCATGCAATGCTGAGAAGGTAACCCAACAGAGACCAGCTTTCActtctcataaaataaaaagatatgtgGAAAAGACATCATTCAGAGAGTTTATTACTGTGTCACCTCTGGCTTCAGTGCATTTGTCTGCATGGTGTTTTGGGAATATCTCTGATGAAGGAAAAATCATTTATCTCTTGAGCCAATCTCCAATTGTACTTTCTGTGCTTAATGATAATGTCTAGGGGTTTGATCGATTTTAATGAGTGTTTGGGCAGAATTTAAGAAAGggttttcatgtttattttgggAGAATCTAAGTTCTGGTTTGATCTTGTAGTCAGATGCTAATTGGGCACTCAAGGGTAGAACAAGGGACTCATTATGTGCATTTCTACAGAGTACTTTTCTCCCTATCTCACTCTTGTAAAATTATGCTGACTCCAATCTTTCCAGAAAAGCAGCAACATGTCATTCACGTTCTGCAACTGCCCAATTAGTTGTTTCATTTGAACTGTTCCCGTGTTTGTCCCAAACACATACTTCTGACAATTTTGTTAACTGTAGGTGGTCTTTCCTGTCTGAACCTTGGGATTAGTCCAATATCCACTTTTTTTCAGGTATAATGTGCCTTGTTTTCTGATGTACTCAGGAATTCTTATCAGAAGCCTAGTATATTTTGTTAGTACCTGAGAATCTGCTCTGTAAAGAAGGAATCTGGATATGCAATAAACAAAGACATGTTTTGAGCTATCATTAAGAAATAAATAGATCAAACCACACTGATCTCTCTTCTAGGTATAATAGAATACTAGGGACTTAGTTTTGATTTTCAATGATGAAAGGCAAAAACCTCATCTTATAAATCTAATAATAGTATGTTCTAAATCTTTATTGATATTCAAACCTGTTGTAAGATTGTCTTCACACAGTCAAATATCATGTACTTAGATGTGTGAGAAACAATCTATTATTGtacaatatttttaataatgaagATACCAGCAtttagaagatatatatatatatatatatatatatatatatatatatatatatatatatatgaaaataagcaaaaagaaagaataaactgTCATTGGTAGTACAGATACATTATGTTTGTCTAGGGCAAGCTCACAACCATGAAACCATTTCAACTGTGAAATTTATGTTGGCCAATTCAAAATTACGTATATAATGTGGAATAACCTTAAACATCAGGAATTTGTAATTGTAATGGCATGTTAAAAATAGGTGATAGAATGGTGTTAGAAAAGTTTAAGAGTGAACATGGAACATGAAGAATTACACATGAATGGTTGAGGAAAAATAGACAAGAAAATATGGAGAGGAATAAGCATCTTTTAAAAAGCTgtacagagggctggagagatggctcagcggttaagagcacccgactactcttccagaggtcttgagttcaattcccagcaaccacatggtggctcacaaccatctgtaaagagatctgatgccctcttctggtgtatctgaagacagctacagtgtacttatatataataaatgaataaatcttttttaaaaaaagctgtaCAGAAACATAGTGCTATTGGGGCACCCTGTAATATGTTCACATGCATATTTCAAATGGGCTTTAATAAACCTCTACTATATTAGGTAGACAGTCCCTCAAGTAGACACTTCATATTGAATAATTTAAATCTCTGTTCCAGGATTAGGTAACTCCTTTTTCTAGCTGATTGACAAATCTCCATGCACAATTCACCCAAACCCCAAGCAAACAGGCTATTTACCTACAGTGCTAGTAATTCTCCAAAACCTGGTGGCTAAAGGCACTAAATACTGGacacaaagaaatacagaaatcaAACTAGAACTTACTTTGAAAATTTGTATGTCACCCATTTGTCCACAGATGGTATTAGAAATGATGATGAAAAATTCATGAGGAAAATATAGTTTTCACTTTCTTAAATGGTGCTACCTACAGTATTGGTGGAGAAATGTAGTCAGAAATCACATTATTCTATGAACCCTGCCACATTCAGCAATCACAGGCTGAACGATGAATACCCATTGATTGAAGAGTGACATAAATGTTATGGAAGAAACCAACTACATTCTCATTTGACCTAAGGACCTGACCACAACTTATAACTCATTACAGCACTGTTTTAATTTCCTGTGGGCAGATAGGTCCTAGAAGGGAACCTAGTAGTAATGTCCTCCTTACGGGACAAAGAATTGAAACATTTCTTGATGACTTAATGCTATACCTGTAGGTCAGTGCATGTCTTggctctcatcagagaagtgaCTTGGATGTTACTTAACAGAGGAACTCTCAACTGGTCATTGTACAGTTATATGAGTTTGGTATGCTGACTCAGAACTAGAATGTACATATCATATCTCTCTCATCAAGGCTTAGGTGTCTTTATACAACATGGGATGAACAGAGTTTTAGAGCCAGAGGTATTTGATGATATCAGTGAAACAATGCTTTCCAGACAAAACAAAGGAGGGACAGAGATATTAACCCACATGGATTGCAACAGAATTCACAAGTCATGCGCATGATTCAGCCCACATGTTATTGGTAGATCTTTGTcaaaatgatagaagatagaGTATTCTTGGAAGAATAACCTCAATTGGGAAAATGCTTTCATCAACATACCTATAGTCAagtttgtagggcattttcttgataataGTTGGTACAGTAGTTCCTATGTCAATGAGGAGGTTCTCACCCTGGAAAGGTTGTCTGGTTAGCATAAAAAATTATGTTGAGCAAGTCATGTGGAACAAGCCTATATGCCAACCTTCTCTAACTGCTTCAGTTGCTGAaatcaggttcctgtcctgacatccCGCCTTGGTGTCCCCTGGTGATTGATATAACCTGTAaaccaaataaatgctttcttccttGGTTATGTTACTCATGGTGCTGTATGCAGCAAGTAACATGAACTAAGACATAACAATATCCCAGCATAGTCAGATGAAATGGGGCACAAATACACTGTTTTCTTTGAGAGAGCTGCTATATAAAGTGATAATTGATGATAAAACAATTCAGTTTtggtaggcagcaccccacgagcgaacttgagcctcgggaccacaggtaagaccaacttttctgctgcaagagacctgcctggtgaactcaggacacacagaggcaaaattcctctaggaccgggcacatcctgtgtttaccgggagtcccaaacccgcagatcccggcctgcagcagctctctgcttccaaaccccatgggagagagacctcaccgcctggtcaggtgggcactcctgaggctgcagagcggaagagaccaccaacactgcccacccctgcccacatccctggcccaagaggaaactgtataaggcctctgggttcccgtagaggagggcccaagagcagcaggaccgctgcatctgagacagcaccagaacctgaagggaccgaccagataaacagttctctgcacccaaatcccatgggagggagagctaaaccttcagagaggcagacacgcctgggaaaccagaagagactgcactctgcacacatctctgacgccagaggaaaacagcaaactccatctggaaccctggtgcacagaagctcccggaaatggcggcgcagatgttcctggttgctgccgccctggaaagctcataagcaacaccccacgagcaaacttgagactcaggaccacagataagaccaacttttctgctgcaagtgacctgcctggtgaactcaagacacaggcccacaggaacagctgaagacctgtaaagaggaaaaactacatgcccgaaagcagaacactctgtacccataactggctgaaagaaaacaggaaaacaggtctacaacactcctgacacacaggcttataggacagtctagccactgtcagaaatagcaaaacaaagtaacactagagataatctgatggcgagaggcaagcacaggaacccaagcaacagaaaccaagactacatggcatcattggagcccaattctcccacaaaaacaaacacggaatatccaaacacaccagaaaagcaagacctagtttcaaaatcataatagatcatgatgctggaggacttcaagaaagacgtgaagaactcccttagagaaacacaggaaaacattaataaacaagtagaagcctacagagaggaatcgcaaaaatcccataaagaattccaggaaaacacaaacagctgaaggaattaaaaatggaaatagaagcaatcaagaaagaacacatggaaacaaccctggatataaaaaaccaaaagaagaaaaaaggagctgtagatacaagcttcaccaacagaataaaagagatagaagagagaatctcaggagcagaagattccatagaaatatttgactcaactgtcaaagataatgtaaagtggaaaaagctactggtccaaaacatacaggaactccaggactcaatgagaagatcaaacctaaggataataggtataaaagagagtgaagactaccagctcaaaggaccagtaaatatcttcaacaaaatcatagaagaaaacttccctaacctaaaaaaagagatacccataggcatacaagaagcctacagaactccaaatagattggaccagaaaagaaacacttcccgtcaaataatagtcaaaaccccaaacgcacaaaataaagaaagaatattaaaaacagtaagggaaaaaggtcaagtaacatataaaggcagacctatcagaatcacaccagacttttcgccaggaactgtgaaggccagaagatcctggactgatgtcatacagaccctaagagaatccaaatgccagcccaggttactgtatcctgcaaaactctcaattaacatagatggagaaaccaagacattccatgacaaaaccaaatttccacaatatctttctacaaatccagcactaaaaaggataataaatggtaaagcccaacataaggaggcaagctataccctagaagaacaagaaactaatcgtcttggcaacaaaacaaagagaaaaaaagcacacaaacataacctcatatccaaatatgaatataacaggaagcaataatcactattccttaatatctctcaacatcaatgacctcaactcccccaataaaagacatgaattaacaaactggatacgcaacgaggatcctgcattctgctgcctacaggaaacactcctcagagacaaaaaaagacactacctcagagagaaaggctggaaaataactttccaagcaaatggtcagaagaagcaagctggagtagccattctaatatcaaataaaatcaattttcaactaaaagtcatcaaaaaagataaggaaggacacttcatattcatcaaaggaaaaatccaccaagatgaactctcaatcctaaatatctatgccccaaatacaagggcacctacatacgtaaaagaaaccttactaaagctcaaaacacacattgcacctcacacaataatagtaggagatttcaacaccccactctcatcaatggacagatcatggaaacagaaattaaacagagacgtagacagactaagagaagtcatgagccaaatggacttaatagacatttatagaacattctatcctaaagcaaaaggatataccttcttctcagctcctcatggaactttctcca is part of the Rattus norvegicus strain BN/NHsdMcwi chromosome 1, GRCr8, whole genome shotgun sequence genome and harbors:
- the Vom1r34 gene encoding vomeronasal 1 receptor 34, with protein sequence MPAPDKSLKTTEEVALQILLLCQFGVGTVANIFLFIHNFSPILTGSQQRATHMILTNIAVANALILFITVFPNNMMTFAQRSPLTDLKCKFGFFTRLVARSTNLCSTCVLSIQQFLTLAPVHRGKVLLRANVPNFATYSCCSCWFFSVLNNIYIPVIVTGPQITDNNTDSKRKLFCSTSGFTVGIVFLRFIHDATFISIMVWTSVSMVLLLHRHRQRMQHILTPNQDTRGQAETRATHTILMLVVTFVSCYLLHFICIIFQNFFIDSRLFVRHVSEALILSFPTISPLLLIVRDPKDPCSVRFSC